In Humulus lupulus chromosome 7, drHumLupu1.1, whole genome shotgun sequence, the following are encoded in one genomic region:
- the LOC133791236 gene encoding uncharacterized protein LOC133791236 — MAVKVATTGLQWPILPHSPSSSKTLAFAAISSPSSKRRSRSDGATLMCRHVRSLHRSALFGTPSIRLHRSCSCEMPKSGFRTLRRASTACLESFSDEEFSKKIQELALRFQLSDDDDVDDESTDVFGSLSELDSERNSFSHEASIMSRSVNFVDSRNMFPMEPPWPGITQEPPDWTMTDEIIPASIERKANSVDLPHSLRIIKRKMQWQYSFREAGESAYCSVKKAFSSMVFIIRELHSYSLQMREVLYYEDLQDVLSRVQKEMHASFVWLFQQVFSHTPTLMVYVMILLANFTVHSMGHNTAIAGTVSPPGSYSSTSEAALIDVHDHSHHQKFDSSAVKSFSLSSGGKTTSIGGNNGGGGNSRPVASGTGGDGGFNDSDQFRRVLPDGASQMSSFGPREAAEAGSSVSEQETNEEELALWGSLVDEADSFRDEALDQETVQKFVSPVNAKIESDNYEEFVRTDLVYQMGLSQDPNNPLLLANYAQFLYLVSHDYDRAEGYFKKATGVEPTDAEAYNKYAAFLWRARNDLWAAEETFLEAINADPANSYYAANYAHFLWNTGGEDTCFPLNSPDDTNQDC, encoded by the exons ATGGCGGTGAAGGTAGCCACAACTGGTTTGCAATGGCCGATTCTCCCTCATTCCCCATCTTCTTCAAAAACACTAGCCTTCGCCGCAATATCTTCTCCTTCTTCCAAGCGACGAAGCCGTAGCGACGGAGCCACGCTCATGTGCCGGCACGTGCGAAGTTTACATCGCTCGGCGCTGTTCGGGACTCCGTCGATTAGGCTGCACCGTTCTTGTTCTTGCGAGATGCCCAAATCTGGATTCCGTACTCTTCGGAGAGCCTCTACCGCCTGCTTAGAATCATTCTCCGACGAAGAATTCTCGAAGAAAATTCAAGAATTGGCGCTAAGATTCCAACTCTCAGACGACGACGACGTTGATGATGAAAGCACCGACGTCTTCGGTTCCTTGTCGGAGCTAGATTCTGAGCGTAACAGTTTCAGTCACGAAGCTTCGATAATGAGCAGAAGCGTCAACTTTGTAGATAGCCGGAATATGTTTCCCATGGAGCCGCCGTGGCCGGGGATTACACAGGAGCCACCGGATTGGACCATGACGGACGAAATTATTCCGGCGAGTATCGAGCGGAAGGCGAACAGCGTAGATCTGCCTCACTCGCTTCGGATTATAAAGAGAAAGATGCAATGGCAATATAGTTTTAGGGAAGCTGGTGAGTCGGCTTATTGTTCAGTGAAGAAAGCCTTTTCTTCCATGGTGTTCATAATAAGAGAGCTCCATAGTTACTCTCTACAAATGAGAGAAGTTCTCTACTACGAAGATTTACAGGACGTTCTCAGCCGGGTCCAGAAGGAGATGCACGCTTCGTTCGTGTGGCTATTCCAACAAGTGTTCTCTCACACGCCGACCTTGATGGTCTACGTGATGATTCTTTTGGCAAATTTCACAGTTCATTCTATGGGACATAACACTGCGATTGCGGGTACTGTTTCTCCACCTGGGTCTTACTCATCTACATCGGAGGCAGCTTTGATTGACGTGCATGACCATAGCCATCATCAAAAGTTTGATTCTTCGGCAGTTAAGTCGTTTTCTCTGTCGTCCGGGGGAAAAACGACATCGATTGGGGGAAATAATGGCGGAGGCGGGAATAGTCGGCCGGTTGCTAGTGGTACCGGCGGCGATGGTGGATTTAACGATTCGGACCAGTTTCGGCGTGTTTTGCCTGATGGGGCTTCTCAAATGTCCTCATTCGGGCCGAGGGAAGCAGCAGAGGCAGGGTCCTCTGTTTCAGAACAGGAGACCAATGAAGAAGAGTTGGCATTATGGGGTTCTTTAGTGGATGAAGCCGATTCTTTCAGAGACGAAGCTTTGGACCAAGAAACAGTTCAGAAGTTCGTTTCTCCTGTGAACGCGAAGATTGAATCTGATAATTATGAAGAGTTTGTCAGAACCGATCTCGTTTACCAAATGGGTTTGTCTCAGGACCCCAACAATCCCCTCCTCTTGGCCAATTACGCTCAGTTTCTTTATCTCGTTTCCCACGACTACGACAG AGCAGAAGGGTACTTCAAGAAGGCAACTGGTGTGGAGCCAACAGACGCTGAGGCTTATAACAAGTACGCAGCGTTCTTATGGAGGGCCCGAAACGACTTATGGGCTGCCGAAGAGACCTTCTTGGAAGCCATCAACGCCGACCCTGCCAACTCTTACTACGCTGCTAACTACGCTCACTTCCTTTGGAACACTGGTGGCGAAGACACCTGTTTCCCTCTCAACTCCCCTGATGATACCAATCAAGATTGTTAA